One part of the Ktedonobacterales bacterium genome encodes these proteins:
- a CDS encoding kelch repeat-containing protein: MSRSWSRLLLSLPGFLCCVLLLAACDAGRSSTPQPTATAGVAVNTTTPSAVSDAGNIVAISPMLAARADHSAVLLPNGTVLIAGGCTNVNGCEGGSLSATTEIYDPKTGTFRHGPSMTVSRAGDQSATLLPNGLVLIAGGWGARPLASAELYNPATETFTPTGSMHVPRAGHTATLLLTGKVLITGGDDGSARQASAELYDPQTGVFSLTGTMTSPRLGHMAARLSDGRVLITGGDSARGAVLSSAEIYTPATGAFTRTGNMTVVRYKHAAVTLPNGQVLIIGGADRRDGYGAYASAELYDPESGTFTATGSMSASRYKIGAAVALLKNGEVLVAGGGDFVEVYDPQAGAFKGVAGHIGTARLFATVAPLPDGTALVTGGYDNSITLTAGAWVYHPGP, from the coding sequence GTGTCTCGTTCGTGGTCTCGTCTGCTGCTTTCGCTGCCGGGTTTCCTCTGCTGTGTTCTGCTGCTCGCCGCGTGCGATGCGGGCCGTTCCAGCACTCCACAACCGACGGCGACAGCCGGTGTCGCGGTGAACACCACGACGCCCTCAGCCGTTTCAGATGCTGGAAACATTGTTGCCATCTCGCCAATGCTCGCGGCGCGGGCCGATCACTCGGCAGTTTTGCTGCCCAACGGCACAGTCCTCATTGCCGGAGGCTGCACCAACGTGAACGGCTGCGAAGGCGGCAGCCTGAGCGCCACGACAGAAATCTATGACCCGAAGACGGGCACGTTTCGACATGGCCCTTCCATGACCGTCAGTCGGGCTGGCGATCAGTCGGCCACCCTCTTGCCCAATGGCCTGGTCTTGATCGCCGGGGGATGGGGCGCGCGGCCTCTTGCCAGCGCCGAACTCTACAACCCTGCGACAGAAACCTTCACTCCCACCGGCTCCATGCACGTCCCGCGCGCGGGCCATACGGCAACCCTGCTGCTCACCGGCAAGGTGCTCATCACGGGTGGCGATGATGGGAGCGCCCGCCAGGCCAGCGCCGAACTCTACGACCCGCAAACCGGCGTGTTCAGCCTCACCGGCACTATGACTTCCCCACGCCTGGGGCATATGGCGGCCCGCCTGTCAGATGGGCGGGTACTGATTACCGGCGGAGACAGCGCCAGAGGGGCGGTTCTGAGCAGCGCCGAAATCTATACTCCCGCAACCGGCGCGTTCACCCGAACCGGCAATATGACGGTGGTGCGCTACAAGCATGCCGCAGTCACTCTCCCGAATGGGCAAGTCCTGATTATTGGCGGCGCAGACAGGCGCGATGGGTATGGAGCCTATGCCAGCGCGGAGCTTTACGATCCAGAGTCGGGAACTTTTACGGCGACTGGCAGCATGAGCGCCAGCCGCTACAAGATTGGCGCGGCGGTGGCGCTGCTGAAAAACGGCGAAGTCCTCGTTGCCGGTGGGGGCGACTTCGTGGAAGTGTATGACCCGCAGGCGGGCGCTTTCAAGGGTGTCGCGGGGCATATAGGCACTGCCCGGTTGTTTGCAACCGTCGCCCCCTTACCTGATGGGACGGCGCTCGTTACCGGCGGTTACGACAACAGCATCACCCTCACAGCGGGCGCGTGGGTGTATCATCCCGGCCCCTGA
- a CDS encoding MFS transporter — MFAQSKKLGAYPTYLILGGASAFFFRIIATLNLVYQLQVARLNPLQLVLVGTVLETSAFLTQIPTGVIADVYSRRLAVIIGVFLIGAGFLLEGAIPRFETILLAQVIWGLGATFTDGADSAWIADEIGEEQVGKAFLRAEQIGQAAALIGIPVSVALGSATLNLPILVGGGLYLVLGLFLIAFMPEQGFKPPPREARALGFASRTRNSWQALAATTKSGARLIRRRPILLTFLGIALLFGASSEGFDRLWVAHLVDNFSFPTLGHFSPVVWFGIISAGSALLSIGGTELIQRRLDMNRHRLVAGVLVAFNGLRSASMIIFALTGNFFLALAALWIASVFRALGGPVLRAWQTQSIAPEVRATVLSISSQTDALGQIAGGPALGAIATFGSLRAALVGAGAVLAPAALLFARAGRQSHAAAPAAEEAVTAIEL, encoded by the coding sequence TTGTTTGCACAGAGTAAGAAGCTAGGCGCTTACCCAACCTACCTGATCCTGGGCGGCGCTTCCGCCTTCTTCTTCAGGATAATAGCTACCCTCAATCTGGTCTATCAGTTGCAGGTAGCGCGCCTGAATCCCCTGCAACTGGTGCTGGTGGGGACAGTGCTGGAGACCAGCGCGTTTCTCACACAGATACCCACCGGCGTGATTGCCGATGTCTACAGCCGCCGTCTGGCGGTGATTATCGGCGTCTTTCTGATCGGCGCGGGCTTTCTGCTGGAGGGCGCGATCCCGCGCTTTGAGACGATTCTGCTGGCGCAGGTCATCTGGGGCCTTGGCGCGACCTTTACCGATGGCGCCGACAGCGCCTGGATTGCCGATGAGATCGGCGAAGAGCAGGTGGGCAAAGCCTTCCTGCGCGCCGAACAGATCGGCCAGGCCGCCGCTCTGATCGGCATTCCTGTCAGCGTGGCGCTGGGCAGCGCCACGCTGAACCTGCCCATTCTGGTGGGCGGCGGGCTGTATCTGGTCCTGGGCCTGTTTCTGATCGCTTTCATGCCGGAACAGGGCTTTAAGCCGCCGCCCCGCGAGGCGCGCGCGCTCGGCTTCGCCTCGCGCACCCGCAATTCCTGGCAGGCGCTGGCCGCAACAACAAAGAGCGGCGCGCGGTTGATTCGCCGCCGCCCCATCCTGCTGACCTTCCTGGGCATCGCGCTGCTCTTTGGCGCGTCCAGCGAGGGCTTTGATCGCCTGTGGGTGGCGCATCTGGTAGACAATTTCAGCTTTCCAACGCTCGGCCACTTCTCGCCTGTTGTCTGGTTTGGTATCATCAGCGCCGGTTCCGCGCTGCTCAGCATCGGCGGGACGGAGCTTATCCAGCGGCGACTGGACATGAACCGACACAGGCTGGTGGCAGGCGTGCTGGTTGCCTTCAACGGGCTGCGAAGCGCGAGTATGATCATCTTTGCCCTGACCGGCAACTTCTTCCTGGCGCTGGCCGCGCTCTGGATCGCCAGTGTGTTCCGCGCCCTGGGTGGGCCGGTCCTCCGCGCCTGGCAGACGCAAAGTATCGCCCCGGAGGTGCGGGCGACGGTGCTGTCAATCAGCAGCCAGACCGACGCGCTGGGCCAGATCGCGGGCGGCCCGGCGCTGGGGGCGATTGCCACGTTTGGGTCGCTGCGGGCGGCCCTGGTGGGGGCGGGCGCTGTCCTGGCCCCTGCGGCGCTGCTCTTTGCGCGCGCTGGCCGCCAGAGCCACGCCGCTGCTCCTGCTGCTGAGGAGGCGGTGACAGCAATCGAACTATAA
- a CDS encoding RIO1 family regulatory kinase/ATPase produces the protein MDQKPTMKTSYESSADVQRWLQEQSLEGGGKPEFSPTFLAGQRDKPWVLSSLAQFYEQDLITDVLRVIKSGKEATVYCCVADPATGRELLAAKVYRPRMFRSLKHDAVYRESRVIRDVGGRVVADSRRRRKATKKTERGRAAQVTNWIEHEFKTQRLLYEAGADVPCPLAQIGNAVLMDYIGDEAEAAPLLREVDLPPEEAQPLFDAILRNIELFLACDRVHGDLSEYNILYWQGAGARAAGAGARTAGENAEAQPRQAPAAAGAGARAAGAATIIDFAQAVDPRYNPDDVFTLLARDIARVCRYFARAGVEADAEALAIDLWTRYLTGALI, from the coding sequence ATGGACCAGAAACCAACTATGAAGACCAGCTACGAGAGCAGCGCCGACGTTCAGCGATGGCTTCAGGAGCAATCCCTGGAGGGCGGCGGCAAGCCGGAGTTCTCCCCGACGTTTCTTGCCGGTCAGCGCGACAAACCCTGGGTACTCTCATCGCTGGCTCAGTTCTACGAGCAAGACCTGATTACCGACGTGCTGCGCGTCATCAAAAGTGGCAAAGAGGCGACGGTCTACTGCTGCGTCGCTGATCCTGCGACCGGCAGGGAACTGCTGGCGGCGAAAGTCTATCGCCCGCGCATGTTTCGCAGCCTGAAACACGATGCCGTCTATCGGGAAAGCCGCGTCATACGTGACGTGGGCGGGCGGGTCGTGGCAGACAGCCGCCGTCGGCGGAAGGCGACCAAAAAGACCGAGCGCGGGCGCGCCGCGCAGGTCACGAACTGGATCGAGCATGAGTTTAAGACGCAGCGCCTGCTCTACGAGGCGGGAGCCGATGTACCCTGCCCGCTGGCGCAAATCGGCAACGCGGTGCTGATGGACTACATCGGCGATGAAGCGGAGGCCGCGCCGCTCTTGCGTGAAGTGGACCTGCCGCCGGAGGAGGCGCAGCCGCTCTTCGACGCCATCCTGCGTAATATCGAGCTGTTCCTGGCGTGTGACCGCGTGCATGGCGACCTCTCGGAGTACAACATCCTCTACTGGCAGGGCGCGGGTGCGCGAGCCGCAGGCGCGGGTGCGCGAACCGCAGGCGAGAATGCCGAGGCCCAGCCGAGGCAAGCGCCCGCCGCCGCAGGCGCGGGTGCGCGAGCCGCGGGCGCGGCCACGATCATTGATTTTGCCCAGGCGGTGGACCCCCGCTACAACCCGGATGATGTCTTTACGCTGCTGGCCCGCGACATCGCGCGGGTCTGCCGCTACTTTGCCCGCGCTGGCGTCGAGGCCGACGCCGAGGCGCTGGCGATTGATCTGTGGACGCGCTACCTGACCGGGGCGCTCATATAA
- a CDS encoding metalloregulator ArsR/SmtB family transcription factor, with protein sequence MTEPSPRAPRPGDHPTRDEYREQARHRARYSQYSGSHNWQASDKAALNMGGPPEYTQQAASLMLFGRAVSDLMRVRILALLVEEERPMYGQELAEHLSVTPQTISHHLHILKNGGLIREERENAYRYYSLDTENIQHLRETLFADNHFSLPTRQEGRERVLGVFFQDGRLVSIPKHRTQRRVVLEELAHSFEWGRLYDEREVNGILKQFYEDAASLRRAMIEEQIMLREDGRYWLVRPQAGPLNSGG encoded by the coding sequence ATGACAGAACCATCCCCGCGCGCGCCCAGGCCCGGTGATCACCCCACGCGGGACGAGTACCGCGAACAGGCGCGCCATCGAGCGCGTTACAGCCAATACAGCGGAAGCCATAACTGGCAAGCTTCCGATAAGGCAGCCCTGAATATGGGTGGGCCGCCCGAATACACTCAGCAGGCAGCCAGCTTGATGCTCTTTGGCCGCGCTGTCAGTGACCTCATGCGCGTGCGTATCCTGGCCTTGCTTGTTGAGGAGGAGCGCCCGATGTATGGGCAAGAACTGGCCGAACACTTGAGTGTGACGCCGCAGACGATCTCTCACCACCTGCATATCCTGAAGAATGGGGGGCTTATCCGCGAAGAGCGCGAAAACGCCTATCGGTATTACTCGCTTGATACTGAGAACATTCAGCATCTGCGGGAAACGCTGTTTGCCGATAACCATTTTTCGCTGCCAACCAGACAAGAAGGGCGCGAGCGCGTCCTGGGCGTCTTCTTTCAGGATGGGCGGCTGGTGAGCATTCCGAAACACCGTACGCAGCGGCGCGTCGTGCTAGAGGAACTGGCCCACTCATTCGAGTGGGGGCGTTTGTATGATGAGCGCGAGGTCAACGGCATCCTCAAGCAATTCTATGAAGATGCCGCGAGCCTGCGCCGCGCCATGATCGAAGAGCAGATCATGCTGCGTGAAGATGGGCGCTACTGGCTGGTCCGTCCACAGGCAGGACCATTGAACAGCGGGGGTTGA
- a CDS encoding methyltransferase domain-containing protein: protein MEDQSSAGRKDVWASGAAYEPYVGRWSRLVAREFLSWLAVPPGKRWLDVGCGTGALSKTILDYAAPSAVMGIDPSEGYIAFARQQALDGRISFEVGDARSLPAEAGRYDVVISGLVLNFVPQPDQALAEMVRVTRPGGMVAAYVWDYAGQMQLMRHFWDAAAMLDPSALELDEGRRFPICQPEPLAALFRLAGLRQVETRAIDVPTVFRNFDDYWSPFLGGQGPAPGYLLSLSEPRRAALRERIRAGLPVAPDGSIPLIARAWAVRGLLSSG from the coding sequence ATGGAAGACCAATCATCTGCTGGCCGGAAGGATGTGTGGGCCAGCGGCGCGGCCTACGAACCCTATGTGGGCCGCTGGAGCCGCCTGGTAGCCCGTGAGTTCTTAAGCTGGTTGGCCGTCCCTCCAGGGAAACGCTGGCTGGATGTTGGCTGCGGTACCGGCGCGCTCAGCAAGACTATTCTCGACTACGCTGCCCCCAGCGCGGTCATGGGGATCGATCCTTCAGAGGGCTATATTGCGTTTGCCCGCCAGCAGGCGCTGGATGGGCGGATCAGCTTCGAGGTGGGTGATGCCCGCTCCTTGCCAGCCGAGGCTGGCCGCTATGATGTCGTGATTTCGGGGCTGGTCCTTAATTTTGTGCCACAGCCAGACCAGGCTCTGGCAGAGATGGTGCGCGTGACGCGCCCAGGCGGCATGGTGGCGGCCTATGTCTGGGATTACGCCGGACAGATGCAGTTGATGCGCCATTTCTGGGATGCAGCCGCGATGCTGGACCCGTCAGCCCTGGAGCTAGACGAGGGGCGTCGTTTCCCCATCTGCCAGCCTGAGCCGCTTGCTGCCCTCTTTCGCCTCGCTGGCTTACGCCAGGTGGAGACGCGCGCGATTGATGTCCCCACCGTCTTCCGCAACTTTGATGATTACTGGTCGCCGTTCCTGGGCGGCCAGGGGCCAGCGCCTGGATACCTGCTCTCGTTGAGCGAGCCGCGCCGCGCTGCCCTGCGGGAGCGCATCCGCGCCGGTCTGCCAGTTGCCCCGGATGGTTCGATACCTCTGATCGCCCGCGCCTGGGCTGTGCGTGGCCTGCTCTCCAGCGGGTAA
- a CDS encoding GTPase, producing the protein MPMPHRTQMQLIKRRLVGKEGSERARELRSILNDLPNYRNGPYADIRKWVLGQIDETHIRSHAMQRDSIAVRREGAAQVALVGAPNAGKSSLLHTLSQVQIKIGDYAFTTLRPVPALTRIGGVLVQLVEIPGLIEGAAQDRGGGRALLGVLRGADAIVFCQDSAAPPDELLTVRAELAAAGIDLPALVAATKTDEAPEGALEALQAAVPDLPIVGVSIIDDASLERLKEAIWKLTGLMRVYLRHNGAVDEEPLALEPGATVADVADEIHHELGMAFRCARLWGPSARFDGQQVGRDHPVQDGDMVEIVL; encoded by the coding sequence ATGCCTATGCCACATCGCACTCAGATGCAGCTCATCAAACGCCGCCTCGTCGGCAAAGAGGGGTCCGAGCGGGCGCGCGAACTGCGCTCCATTCTGAACGATCTGCCCAACTATCGTAACGGTCCTTATGCCGATATTCGCAAATGGGTTCTGGGCCAGATTGACGAGACACATATCCGCTCCCACGCGATGCAGCGCGACAGCATCGCTGTGCGTCGCGAAGGGGCTGCGCAGGTGGCCCTGGTCGGCGCGCCCAACGCCGGAAAGTCATCGCTGCTGCACACGCTCTCGCAGGTTCAGATCAAGATTGGCGATTACGCCTTTACCACCCTGCGCCCGGTCCCGGCGCTAACGCGCATCGGCGGCGTCCTGGTCCAACTGGTCGAAATCCCCGGCTTGATCGAGGGAGCCGCCCAGGATCGCGGCGGGGGTCGCGCTCTGCTGGGGGTGCTGCGCGGGGCTGACGCCATTGTCTTTTGCCAGGACAGCGCCGCGCCGCCGGATGAACTACTGACGGTGCGCGCCGAGTTGGCGGCGGCGGGAATCGATCTGCCCGCGCTGGTGGCGGCCACCAAGACGGACGAAGCCCCGGAGGGCGCGCTTGAGGCGCTGCAAGCCGCCGTACCCGATCTGCCGATAGTGGGTGTCTCGATCATTGACGACGCCAGCCTGGAGCGTCTCAAAGAGGCGATCTGGAAGCTCACCGGCCTGATGCGCGTCTACCTGCGCCACAACGGAGCAGTGGACGAGGAGCCGCTGGCGCTGGAGCCAGGCGCGACAGTGGCCGATGTGGCCGATGAGATTCATCACGAGCTGGGCATGGCGTTTCGCTGCGCCCGCCTGTGGGGGCCATCGGCGCGCTTCGACGGCCAGCAGGTGGGGCGCGACCATCCGGTTCAGGATGGAGATATGGTTGAAATCGTCCTGTGA
- a CDS encoding class I SAM-dependent methyltransferase, with amino-acid sequence MLDYMNANRDLWNELTPIHARSAFYDVEGFKRGRITLMSIEREELGDVAGKTLLHLQCHFGMDTLSWARLGASVTGVDFSEEAIALAQSLSQELGIAARFLHTNLYDLPDVLAEQFDIVFTSYGALCWLPDLEAWGHLIGRYLKPGGTFYIVEGHPFMMPFDDGKASDDYRVSLPYFQGPEPLKFEGDGDYADPSARVTHPAYEWNHSLGTIISALAGAGLRIEFLHEFPVCAWKAFPFLEESADGWWRVRDGMIPIPMTFSIKATRA; translated from the coding sequence ATGCTGGACTATATGAACGCCAACCGCGATCTCTGGAACGAACTCACTCCCATCCACGCGCGCTCCGCGTTTTATGATGTGGAAGGCTTCAAGCGCGGCAGAATCACCCTCATGAGCATCGAGCGCGAGGAGCTAGGGGACGTGGCGGGGAAAACGCTGCTGCACCTGCAATGCCATTTCGGCATGGATACGCTCTCCTGGGCGCGGCTGGGAGCCAGTGTCACGGGGGTTGATTTTTCGGAGGAAGCGATTGCCCTGGCGCAATCGCTCAGCCAGGAACTGGGGATCGCGGCGCGCTTTCTTCACACGAATCTCTATGATCTGCCAGACGTGCTTGCAGAACAGTTCGATATTGTGTTTACGTCGTATGGCGCGCTCTGCTGGCTGCCGGACCTGGAAGCGTGGGGACACCTGATTGGCCGCTATCTCAAGCCAGGGGGTACGTTCTATATCGTCGAGGGCCATCCGTTTATGATGCCTTTCGACGACGGCAAAGCATCCGACGACTATCGCGTCAGTTTGCCCTACTTCCAGGGGCCGGAGCCGCTGAAGTTCGAGGGCGACGGCGACTACGCCGATCCCAGCGCCAGAGTGACACACCCGGCCTATGAATGGAATCACAGCCTGGGTACGATCATCAGCGCGCTGGCCGGGGCCGGGCTGCGCATCGAGTTCCTGCACGAGTTTCCCGTTTGCGCCTGGAAGGCGTTCCCATTTCTGGAGGAAAGCGCCGATGGCTGGTGGCGGGTCAGAGATGGGATGATTCCCATTCCCATGACCTTTTCCATCAAAGCGACCAGGGCATAA
- a CDS encoding peptidoglycan bridge formation glycyltransferase FemA/FemB family protein: MVQPIARVAPGSIVHRFLDGSQMTVLGQNDQEMWDAFVADTPNGHLLQCWAWGELKRTLGWEPLRIALWDADSGRLLAGAQALLRPIPLTGSLFAYIPKGPALDWSDAACCELFLAGLHAYLRTRRVAVLRVEPDLPEKIGENGEADPASPSQTPADPAARFGGLYSAAQGQEVARRLNNLGFRRTPDHIQQLRTIAVDLAADEQTIASRQKAKWRYNTNLAARKGITVRQAQSLDDLQHWYDLVEITRARDRFASRTLSYYQRAWKSLKAGNQAELFLAEHAGTLLAGIFVSRVGRQGIYLYGASSDQNRQLMPNHLLQWEAMRWAKAQGATLYDLWGIANSDDPGDPLAGVTQFKRGWGGKVIQYIGAFDYVYAPLAYRIFLGGARLLASLTAFRAYLLRRRGS; the protein is encoded by the coding sequence ATGGTTCAACCAATCGCCCGCGTTGCGCCAGGGAGCATCGTTCATCGCTTTCTTGATGGCTCCCAGATGACGGTCCTGGGCCAGAACGATCAGGAGATGTGGGACGCTTTTGTGGCCGATACTCCCAACGGCCACCTGCTCCAGTGTTGGGCCTGGGGAGAACTCAAGCGCACGCTTGGCTGGGAGCCGCTGCGCATCGCCCTCTGGGATGCTGATTCTGGCCGCCTGCTGGCCGGGGCGCAGGCGCTGCTGCGCCCTATTCCCCTGACCGGCTCGCTGTTTGCCTATATCCCCAAAGGGCCTGCCCTCGATTGGTCCGACGCCGCCTGCTGCGAACTCTTCCTGGCCGGCCTCCATGCCTATCTGCGCACCCGCCGCGTCGCTGTGCTGCGCGTGGAGCCTGATCTGCCAGAAAAGATCGGTGAAAACGGGGAAGCCGACCCTGCTTCCCCCTCCCAGACGCCTGCTGATCCGGCGGCCCGCTTTGGCGGCCTCTACAGCGCGGCTCAGGGCCAGGAGGTTGCCCGGCGGCTCAACAACCTGGGCTTTCGCCGCACGCCCGACCACATTCAGCAGCTTCGCACCATTGCCGTTGACCTGGCGGCTGATGAACAGACCATTGCCTCGCGGCAGAAGGCGAAATGGCGCTATAACACCAACCTGGCCGCGCGCAAGGGCATCACGGTGCGCCAGGCTCAGAGCCTGGATGATCTGCAACACTGGTACGACCTCGTGGAAATCACGCGCGCGCGTGATCGCTTTGCCAGTCGGACCCTCTCATACTATCAGCGTGCCTGGAAGTCACTCAAAGCAGGCAATCAGGCAGAGTTGTTCCTGGCAGAGCATGCGGGAACGTTACTGGCTGGTATCTTTGTCTCGCGGGTCGGCAGGCAGGGCATCTACCTCTATGGGGCGTCCAGCGACCAGAACCGCCAATTGATGCCCAATCACCTGCTCCAGTGGGAGGCCATGCGCTGGGCCAAAGCGCAGGGGGCCACGCTCTACGACCTGTGGGGGATCGCCAACAGCGATGATCCCGGCGACCCCCTGGCAGGCGTCACGCAGTTCAAGCGTGGCTGGGGTGGCAAGGTAATCCAATATATTGGCGCGTTTGATTACGTCTACGCGCCCCTGGCCTACCGCATCTTTCTGGGCGGCGCGCGTCTGCTGGCGTCCCTCACCGCCTTTCGCGCCTATCTGCTCAGGAGGCGCGGCAGCTAA
- a CDS encoding 6-phosphofructokinase, with product MSSRERGQRKGALLIGQSGGATAVINASLAGAVQEATRSEQVGGMYGALHGIEGVLKRQIIDLRQESDETWSRALATPSAALGSCRYKLKPEDPARALETLRALNVRYFLYIGGNDSADTAHRLALAARDAEYDLRVIGIPKTIDNDLPITDHCPGYGSAARFIALATMDSALCTEAIPHHYPVKVIEVMGRDAGWLAAASALGKERPEDAPHLIYTPERPFSRERFLAAVREVHQAVGYVVVVVAETIRDEQGQPLGAAGAQGADAFAHPLLSGTAQHLVELVRRELGLRARFEKPGDLQRMSSVAVSAVDREEAYLVGQMAVRRALDGASDQMVTLVRQPGPRYACETGLADLEAIANAQRLLPDDFLDTAGASVTQAFYDYALPLIGDPLPRHVRLKKALIGGII from the coding sequence ATGAGTAGTAGAGAGCGTGGGCAGCGCAAGGGCGCGCTGTTGATCGGGCAATCCGGCGGGGCTACCGCCGTTATTAACGCCAGCCTGGCGGGCGCGGTACAGGAAGCCACGCGCTCCGAGCAGGTGGGGGGCATGTATGGCGCGCTGCATGGCATCGAGGGCGTTCTGAAGCGCCAGATCATCGATCTGCGCCAGGAAAGCGACGAGACCTGGAGCCGCGCGCTGGCAACGCCATCCGCCGCGCTCGGCTCCTGCCGCTATAAGCTGAAGCCGGAAGACCCGGCCCGCGCGCTGGAGACGCTGCGCGCGCTGAACGTGCGCTACTTTCTCTACATCGGCGGCAATGACTCGGCGGATACCGCTCATCGCCTGGCACTGGCGGCCCGCGACGCGGAGTATGACCTGCGCGTGATCGGCATCCCCAAGACGATTGACAACGATCTGCCGATCACCGATCACTGCCCCGGCTACGGCAGCGCGGCGCGCTTTATCGCGCTGGCAACAATGGACTCGGCGCTGTGTACCGAGGCTATCCCGCATCACTATCCGGTCAAGGTGATCGAAGTCATGGGCCGCGACGCGGGCTGGCTGGCCGCCGCTTCGGCGCTGGGGAAGGAGCGGCCAGAAGACGCGCCGCACCTGATCTACACGCCCGAACGGCCCTTCAGCCGCGAACGCTTTCTGGCGGCGGTGCGCGAAGTGCATCAGGCTGTGGGCTACGTCGTTGTCGTTGTCGCGGAAACGATCCGCGACGAGCAGGGGCAGCCGCTGGGGGCCGCTGGCGCGCAGGGCGCGGATGCCTTCGCGCATCCGCTGCTCAGCGGCACAGCCCAGCATCTGGTGGAACTGGTCAGGCGCGAGCTGGGGCTGCGGGCGCGCTTCGAGAAGCCCGGCGACCTTCAGCGTATGTCCTCGGTGGCCGTCTCCGCTGTGGACCGCGAGGAAGCCTATCTGGTGGGGCAGATGGCGGTTCGCCGCGCGCTGGACGGCGCAAGCGATCAGATGGTTACGCTGGTGCGCCAGCCGGGACCACGCTACGCCTGCGAAACGGGCCTGGCCGATCTGGAGGCCATTGCCAACGCGCAGCGCCTCCTGCCCGATGACTTCCTCGACACCGCTGGCGCCAGCGTCACCCAGGCGTTCTACGACTACGCGCTGCCGCTCATCGGCGATCCGCTGCCGCGCCATGTGCGGCTGAAGAAGGCGCTGATAGGGGGTATAATCTAA
- a CDS encoding Dam family site-specific DNA-(adenine-N6)-methyltransferase, giving the protein MRSPETAAVSTLAPPLKWAGGKRWLVPHLKPIWRLHSHRRLLEPMCGGLAVTLGLAPARALLNDINPHPINFYRWLKEGLSIDIEMRNDERLYYASRERFNQLIRENQGSCKEAAALFYYLNRTGYNGLCRFNSRGEFNVPFGKYQHINYTTQFTAYSCALAPWEFMSGPFEEIPREPEDFIYADPPYDVEFTQYSKEGFGWDDQVRLAEWLARHPGPVVLSNQATERIVRLYESLGFTLRFYQAPRMISCTGDRTPAKEVLALKNIW; this is encoded by the coding sequence ATGCGTTCCCCTGAAACGGCAGCGGTATCCACACTCGCGCCCCCCTTGAAATGGGCTGGCGGCAAGCGATGGCTCGTGCCACACCTCAAGCCCATCTGGCGGCTGCACTCGCATCGGCGTTTGCTGGAGCCGATGTGCGGCGGCCTGGCGGTGACGCTTGGGCTGGCGCCAGCGCGCGCGCTGCTCAATGACATCAACCCGCATCCCATCAATTTTTACCGCTGGCTCAAAGAAGGGCTAAGTATTGACATCGAGATGCGCAACGATGAGCGACTCTATTACGCTTCCAGGGAACGATTCAACCAGTTGATCCGCGAAAATCAAGGAAGCTGCAAAGAAGCGGCGGCGCTCTTCTATTACCTGAACCGGACAGGATATAACGGCTTGTGCCGCTTTAACAGCCGGGGCGAGTTCAACGTGCCTTTTGGCAAATACCAGCATATCAACTACACCACGCAGTTTACCGCGTATTCCTGCGCGCTCGCTCCCTGGGAGTTTATGAGCGGTCCCTTCGAGGAGATTCCGCGCGAGCCGGAAGACTTCATTTACGCTGATCCGCCCTACGATGTTGAGTTCACGCAGTACAGCAAAGAAGGGTTTGGGTGGGACGATCAGGTACGGCTGGCAGAATGGCTGGCAAGGCATCCAGGGCCAGTGGTGCTCTCGAATCAGGCGACGGAGCGGATAGTGCGCTTATATGAATCGCTCGGCTTCACCCTGCGATTCTACCAGGCTCCGCGCATGATTAGCTGCACAGGAGACAGGACGCCAGCAAAAGAAGTGCTGGCTTTGAAGAACATCTGGTAG
- a CDS encoding aminoacyl-tRNA deacylase: MSKESKTKTNAMRLLDRRRIPYEAFFYPEGIHSAEEVAPLLGVPASQVFKTLVVFADGARHLLVITPGDRALDMRLVARAVNAKSAQMAPQREAERLTGLKVGGISPLALTDKPFEVYLDASGAALEELFINGGQRGVNLRLRVADLLAITGAKVIEATEAPIKREGV; encoded by the coding sequence ATGAGCAAAGAGAGCAAGACCAAAACCAACGCCATGCGCCTGCTGGACAGGCGGCGTATCCCCTACGAGGCGTTTTTCTATCCAGAGGGCATCCATTCGGCTGAGGAGGTCGCGCCGCTGCTGGGTGTTCCGGCCAGCCAGGTCTTCAAGACGCTGGTGGTGTTTGCTGATGGCGCGCGGCATTTGCTCGTCATCACGCCAGGGGACCGCGCGCTCGATATGCGTCTGGTGGCGCGGGCTGTCAACGCCAAATCGGCGCAGATGGCCCCACAGCGCGAGGCCGAGCGCCTGACGGGCCTGAAAGTGGGGGGCATCTCGCCGCTGGCGCTGACCGATAAGCCTTTTGAGGTCTATCTCGATGCCAGCGGCGCGGCCCTGGAGGAACTGTTTATCAACGGCGGCCAGCGCGGCGTCAATCTGCGGCTGCGCGTGGCCGATCTGCTCGCCATCACGGGCGCAAAGGTCATCGAGGCCACAGAAGCGCCCATCAAACGAGAGGGAGTATGA